From Desulfovibrio sp., a single genomic window includes:
- the uvrA gene encoding excinuclease ABC subunit UvrA: protein MSDKRVIRIEGARQHNLKNISLDIPRDQLVVVCGPSGSGKSTLAFDIVYAEGQRRYVESLSAYARQFLPQMDKPQVDKIEGLSPAISLEQQSATRNPRSTVGTVTEIYDFLRVFFARLGKPHCPKCGLPIAAQTTDQIVDEILELPEGAKFLVLSPLVEHQKGSQAEKLKKLKAQGFARVRVNGDVVNLEPLPELDKNKRHTLELVVDRLVAKPDIRKRLADSVELALAQGTERLIVHDVEKKNDRFFSTTSVCPTCKISVPPPTPQLFSFNSPQGACPTCAGLGSVEYFEPDLLAPNKGLSLSGGAILPWKNERVFARYRDQLAGLGKRHGFDLGTPLKEFSPSAWSALFDGDPDIGWKGVTALMDLGQAMGSIWRDELSRFRQNRPCPSCNGARLKPESLAVRVDELNIFEFCSLPIERSLAWLGARRFLGARQLIAEPLVKELHHRLNFLSNVGLDYLSLGRNMSTLSGGEAQRIRLAGQLGSGLVGVTYVLDEPSIGLHPKDNERLLSTLRMLQRRGNTVLVVEHDEATIESADHVIELGPGSGLLGGEIVHQGDVRSLLEADTLTGKYLRGDLSIPYPETRRAAQGHLVLKGARTNNLKNLDVAIPLGCLTCVTGPSGSGKSSLVVDTLYKHLALSQGIKVDLPGVIDGIDGAGRIEKIVSIDQAPIGRTPRSNPATYTKVFDEIRNIFAATADAKKRGYKPGRFSFNVRGGRCEACQGDGVITVEMHFLPDIHVTCEVCGGKRYNRETLEVRYRGLNIAEVLDLPVLDARRLFENFPALARRLEILEQVGLEYVRLGQPATTLSGGEAQRIKISRELGKRSLPGTLYILDEPTTGLHMHEVGKLIQVLHQLVARGASVVVIEHNTDVILSSDYVIDLGPGGGEYGGRIVSRGTPEEIMADPESITGRFLTP from the coding sequence ATGAGCGACAAGAGAGTCATCCGCATCGAGGGGGCGCGCCAGCACAACCTCAAGAACATATCCTTAGACATCCCTCGCGACCAGCTGGTGGTGGTTTGCGGCCCGTCCGGCTCGGGCAAGTCCACCCTGGCTTTCGACATCGTGTACGCCGAAGGCCAGCGCCGCTACGTGGAGTCCCTGTCCGCCTACGCGCGCCAGTTTCTGCCCCAGATGGACAAGCCCCAGGTGGACAAGATCGAAGGGTTGTCTCCGGCCATTTCCCTCGAGCAGCAGTCCGCTACGCGAAACCCGCGGTCAACCGTGGGCACGGTCACGGAGATATACGATTTTCTGCGCGTGTTCTTTGCCCGCCTGGGCAAGCCCCACTGCCCCAAGTGCGGCCTGCCCATCGCAGCCCAGACAACGGACCAGATCGTGGATGAGATCCTGGAACTGCCCGAGGGCGCCAAGTTCCTGGTGCTTTCCCCTCTGGTCGAGCACCAGAAGGGGTCCCAGGCCGAGAAGCTCAAAAAGCTCAAGGCCCAGGGCTTCGCCAGGGTGCGAGTGAACGGCGACGTTGTGAACCTGGAGCCTCTGCCGGAACTGGACAAGAACAAGCGCCACACCCTGGAACTGGTGGTGGACCGGCTGGTGGCCAAGCCGGACATCCGCAAGCGATTGGCCGATTCCGTGGAACTGGCCCTGGCCCAGGGCACCGAGCGGCTCATCGTTCATGACGTGGAGAAGAAAAATGATCGGTTTTTCTCCACAACCTCCGTCTGCCCAACCTGCAAGATAAGCGTCCCCCCGCCCACGCCGCAGCTCTTTTCCTTCAACAGCCCCCAGGGGGCATGCCCCACCTGCGCGGGGCTTGGCAGCGTGGAATACTTCGAACCGGACCTTCTGGCCCCCAACAAGGGGCTCTCGCTTTCCGGCGGGGCCATCCTGCCCTGGAAGAACGAACGGGTGTTCGCCCGCTACCGGGACCAGTTGGCCGGATTGGGAAAACGCCACGGCTTCGATCTGGGTACACCCCTCAAGGAATTTTCACCTTCCGCATGGAGCGCCCTGTTTGACGGCGATCCCGACATCGGCTGGAAGGGAGTGACCGCCCTCATGGACCTGGGCCAGGCTATGGGTTCCATCTGGCGAGACGAGCTCTCGCGCTTCAGGCAGAACCGGCCCTGCCCGTCCTGCAACGGGGCCAGACTCAAGCCCGAATCCCTGGCCGTACGCGTGGATGAGCTGAACATCTTTGAATTCTGCTCCCTGCCCATCGAGCGTTCCCTCGCCTGGCTTGGGGCGCGGCGCTTCCTGGGGGCGCGGCAGCTCATCGCCGAACCTCTGGTGAAGGAACTCCACCACAGGCTCAACTTTCTCTCCAATGTCGGCCTGGACTATTTGAGCCTGGGCCGGAACATGTCCACCCTCTCGGGGGGCGAAGCCCAGCGCATCAGGCTGGCCGGGCAGTTGGGCTCTGGCCTTGTGGGAGTCACCTACGTTCTTGACGAACCGAGCATCGGCCTGCACCCAAAGGACAACGAGCGTCTCTTGAGCACGCTGCGCATGCTGCAAAGGCGCGGCAACACCGTGCTGGTTGTGGAGCACGATGAGGCCACAATCGAAAGCGCCGACCACGTGATCGAGCTGGGCCCCGGCTCGGGCCTTCTGGGGGGCGAGATCGTGCATCAGGGAGACGTGCGCAGTCTGCTCGAAGCTGACACCCTCACAGGCAAATACCTGCGCGGAGATCTGTCCATCCCCTATCCCGAGACCCGTCGCGCGGCCCAGGGCCACCTGGTGCTCAAGGGCGCCCGCACCAACAACCTGAAGAACCTGGACGTGGCCATTCCCCTGGGCTGCCTGACCTGCGTCACCGGTCCATCAGGCTCAGGCAAGAGCTCTCTGGTGGTGGATACCCTGTACAAGCACTTGGCTCTGTCCCAGGGCATCAAGGTGGACCTGCCTGGCGTTATAGACGGCATCGACGGGGCCGGACGCATCGAGAAGATCGTGTCCATCGACCAGGCGCCCATCGGCCGCACCCCAAGGTCAAACCCGGCCACCTACACCAAGGTCTTCGACGAGATACGCAATATTTTCGCAGCCACGGCCGACGCGAAAAAGCGCGGCTACAAGCCCGGCCGCTTCAGCTTCAACGTGCGCGGCGGCAGGTGCGAGGCCTGCCAGGGAGACGGGGTGATCACGGTGGAGATGCACTTTCTGCCGGACATCCACGTCACCTGCGAAGTCTGCGGGGGCAAGCGCTACAACCGCGAGACTCTGGAGGTCCGCTACAGGGGGCTCAACATCGCGGAGGTGCTGGACCTGCCGGTGCTGGATGCCAGGCGCCTCTTCGAGAATTTCCCGGCCCTGGCCCGGCGTTTGGAGATACTGGAGCAAGTCGGGCTGGAGTATGTCCGCCTGGGGCAGCCGGCCACCACCCTTTCCGGGGGTGAGGCCCAGCGCATCAAGATCTCACGGGAACTTGGCAAGCGCAGCCTCCCCGGAACCCTCTACATCCTGGACGAGCCCACCACGGGCCTGCACATGCACGAGGTGGGCAAGCTGATCCAGGTGCTGCATCAACTGGTTGCAAGAGGCGCCTCGGTGGTGGTCATCGAGCACAATACGGACGTGATACTGTCCTCGGATTACGTGATTGATCTCGGACCCGGCGGCGGCGAATACGGCGGGCGAATAGTGTCCCGGGGCACCCCCGAGGAGATCATGGCCGACCCTGAATCGATCACCGGGCGGTTCCTTACCCCATAG
- a CDS encoding Nramp family divalent metal transporter — translation MFFFKSLTGLAERHTPRFMALEIWKYIGPGLLVTVGFIDPGNWAANVAAGAGFGYKLLWMVSLSTLMLIVLQHNAAHLGIATGLCLSEGAAHHLPPAASRFVLGTAVLASISTALAELLGGAIALHMLFGMPLWLGALLCLAVVSWMLFANTYRRIEKYIIGFVSLIGISFVFELSMVHIDWGQAVSGWVVPAFPAGSIPIIMSVLGAVVMPHNLFLHSEIIQSRQWNLDNDDIIHHQLKYEFTDTLVSMIIGWAINSSMILLAASAFYSGGVEVTELEQAQNLLSPLVGRSAAVVFALALLFAGVASSVTAGMAGGAIFAGIFKEPYNIHDIHTKVGVGITLFVAYLIILVIPDPFKGLIVSQIVLSIQLPFTIVLQLYLTSSKKVMGKWANKKSTVIILGIIAAVVIALNILLLVDTLGS, via the coding sequence ATGTTTTTTTTCAAGAGCCTCACAGGCCTGGCGGAGCGGCACACGCCCCGCTTCATGGCGTTGGAGATATGGAAGTACATAGGCCCAGGCCTTTTGGTTACAGTGGGCTTCATCGATCCAGGCAACTGGGCCGCCAACGTGGCCGCTGGCGCGGGCTTCGGGTACAAGCTTTTGTGGATGGTGAGCCTCTCCACGTTGATGCTCATCGTTCTGCAGCACAATGCCGCACACCTGGGCATCGCCACCGGGCTGTGCCTCTCGGAAGGAGCGGCACATCATCTGCCCCCAGCCGCGTCCCGCTTCGTGCTGGGAACGGCCGTTCTGGCCTCTATATCCACGGCCCTGGCCGAGCTTCTTGGCGGGGCAATCGCCCTGCACATGTTGTTCGGCATGCCCCTCTGGCTGGGCGCCCTCCTCTGCCTGGCCGTGGTGAGCTGGATGCTCTTCGCCAACACCTACCGCCGTATTGAGAAATACATCATCGGGTTTGTCTCGCTCATTGGCATATCTTTCGTGTTCGAATTGTCCATGGTCCATATCGACTGGGGTCAGGCCGTGTCTGGCTGGGTTGTTCCCGCATTCCCGGCGGGGTCCATCCCCATCATCATGAGCGTTCTTGGTGCGGTGGTCATGCCCCACAACCTGTTTCTGCACTCGGAAATCATCCAGAGCCGCCAATGGAACCTGGACAACGACGACATCATACACCACCAGCTCAAGTACGAATTCACGGACACGCTGGTGTCCATGATCATCGGCTGGGCCATCAACTCCTCCATGATTCTTCTTGCCGCTTCTGCCTTTTATTCTGGAGGGGTGGAAGTCACCGAACTCGAACAGGCCCAGAACCTGCTCTCGCCCCTGGTGGGCAGGTCCGCCGCAGTGGTCTTCGCCCTGGCGCTCCTGTTCGCCGGGGTGGCATCCTCAGTCACGGCGGGCATGGCCGGAGGAGCCATATTCGCCGGCATATTCAAGGAGCCCTACAACATCCACGACATCCACACCAAAGTCGGAGTGGGGATAACCCTTTTCGTGGCCTACCTTATCATCTTGGTCATCCCTGACCCCTTCAAGGGGCTCATAGTTTCCCAGATCGTGCTTTCCATCCAGCTGCCGTTCACCATCGTGCTGCAACTTTATTTGACTTCCTCCAAGAAAGTGATGGGCAAGTGGGCCAACAAAAAATCCACCGTGATCATACTCGGGATCATTGCAGCCGTGGTGATCGCTCTGAACATCCTGCTTCTGGTGGACACTCTGGGGAGTTGA
- a CDS encoding tetratricopeptide repeat protein translates to MSEYPAILGVFSLRQNEELGSGSTQTKHAQLTYWYARQLDHTVVELQPLNVYHVPSGIKKQSVLDEFLRAYTPEPRYYEANTVPALKTLKSKIDQGEKFFSMGLLDDAEKAFLKALMIDEMSVPANYGLGDVYTEKKDFQKLRKVLTVLMGMDDSFSLEYRQKLNSFGVNLRKQGYLEESIAFFNKALEIRKDDEHIYFNLARVHFDKGEIDKCLDILNMATTLNPDFVEARKFISYCEKMTVQ, encoded by the coding sequence ATGAGTGAGTATCCGGCAATACTTGGCGTTTTTTCCCTACGGCAAAACGAGGAGTTGGGCTCCGGCTCCACCCAGACCAAACACGCCCAGTTGACCTACTGGTACGCCCGGCAGCTCGACCATACCGTGGTAGAACTGCAGCCTCTAAACGTCTACCATGTTCCCTCCGGCATCAAAAAGCAGAGCGTGCTGGACGAATTTCTGCGCGCCTACACCCCGGAACCGCGGTATTACGAGGCCAACACCGTCCCGGCCTTGAAAACCCTAAAATCAAAAATCGACCAGGGCGAGAAGTTCTTCTCCATGGGGTTGCTCGACGATGCGGAAAAGGCCTTTCTCAAGGCACTCATGATCGACGAGATGAGCGTCCCGGCCAACTACGGATTGGGAGACGTGTACACGGAGAAGAAGGACTTTCAGAAGCTGCGCAAGGTGCTCACGGTGCTCATGGGCATGGACGACTCTTTTTCCTTGGAATACCGGCAAAAGCTCAACAGCTTCGGCGTCAATTTGAGGAAACAGGGATATCTGGAAGAATCCATCGCCTTTTTCAACAAAGCCCTTGAGATCCGCAAGGACGACGAGCACATCTATTTCAACCTGGCTCGTGTGCACTTCGACAAGGGCGAGATAGACAAATGCTTGGACATCCTGAACATGGCCACCACTCTCAATCCGGATTTCGTCGAAGCCCGCAAATTCATCAGCTATTGCGAAAAAATGACTGTGCAATAG
- the pelG gene encoding exopolysaccharide Pel transporter PelG, translated as MAGIGFELRKMLAKRTFLGELGALFYAAMLSSGPWLASILCLSLLSVYASMQLSLKDAEIFRTLCVYTYGASLVLVGSGQLVVTRYLADQHYIGRHEVTMASFLTYSVVTLVPALVVGFCAYATLDVSAACSFWGVLLLLSVCMVWITMIYIGAIRDYQAVVFSFFGGCAVGVVAATMLGSYFGYTGYLAGFTLGQCIIFMSLVSRMLTEFEETGCWDWGTLGYFPKMWIMALVGIFYNAAIWIDKVIFWNAPDSRMIIGWLRVHDLYDSPMFFSYLTIVPSMAIFLLRVETSFHERIHSYYAHVTGKGSMSQILAQKKLLVDDLRVNLRYLFVVQSAITGCCIAFAPALVETLKLFPVQSTIMRVALAGTFIQALLAVTVVVLFYFDRRKSVLLTTFVYFVSMALFTWLSTRLGYQFYGYGYAASNLVSLAVAYQLLERALRDLEYVTFSREPV; from the coding sequence ATGGCGGGCATAGGCTTCGAACTGCGCAAAATGCTCGCCAAGCGCACCTTTCTTGGCGAGCTTGGGGCCCTGTTTTACGCAGCGATGCTTTCATCCGGCCCTTGGCTGGCGAGCATCCTGTGCCTGTCGCTTCTGTCGGTGTACGCATCCATGCAACTTTCTCTCAAGGATGCGGAGATATTCCGGACCCTCTGTGTCTACACCTATGGAGCGAGCCTGGTCCTCGTGGGTTCCGGGCAGCTTGTGGTCACCCGCTATCTGGCGGACCAGCATTACATCGGCCGCCATGAGGTGACCATGGCCTCTTTCCTGACCTATTCCGTGGTGACCCTGGTCCCGGCTCTTGTGGTCGGGTTCTGTGCGTACGCAACCCTGGACGTGAGCGCTGCGTGCAGTTTCTGGGGAGTGCTCCTCCTGCTTTCGGTATGCATGGTCTGGATCACCATGATCTATATCGGCGCCATACGGGACTACCAAGCGGTGGTGTTCTCGTTTTTCGGCGGATGCGCGGTCGGTGTGGTGGCTGCGACCATGCTTGGTTCATATTTCGGTTATACCGGGTATCTGGCTGGATTCACGCTTGGGCAATGCATCATTTTCATGTCGCTTGTCTCCAGGATGCTCACCGAGTTCGAGGAAACAGGCTGCTGGGATTGGGGCACACTGGGGTATTTCCCCAAGATGTGGATCATGGCCCTTGTTGGCATATTCTACAATGCGGCCATTTGGATCGATAAGGTCATTTTCTGGAACGCCCCGGATTCGCGCATGATCATTGGCTGGCTCAGGGTGCACGATTTATATGACAGCCCGATGTTCTTTTCTTATCTGACCATCGTGCCCAGCATGGCCATTTTCCTTTTGCGGGTGGAGACGAGTTTTCATGAACGCATCCACTCCTATTATGCCCATGTCACTGGCAAGGGCTCCATGAGCCAGATTCTGGCCCAGAAAAAGCTGCTTGTGGATGATCTGCGGGTGAACCTGCGCTACCTGTTTGTCGTACAGTCTGCTATCACCGGTTGCTGCATCGCGTTCGCTCCAGCTCTTGTCGAAACGCTCAAACTGTTCCCGGTGCAGTCGACCATCATGCGTGTGGCCCTGGCGGGGACTTTCATTCAAGCGCTGTTGGCGGTGACAGTCGTGGTGCTTTTTTATTTCGACCGCAGAAAGAGCGTTCTGCTGACCACCTTTGTCTATTTTGTGAGCATGGCCCTGTTCACCTGGCTATCCACCCGCCTTGGGTATCAATTCTACGGTTACGGATATGCCGCATCGAACCTGGTGAGTCTGGCCGTTGCCTACCAACTGCTGGAGAGAGCGCTGAGGGATTTGGAGTATGTGACATTCTCCCGCGAACCGGTCTGA
- a CDS encoding GAF domain-containing protein, with protein MNQTSMTVHPPSQGLSVRRSYMIETLIGLGALALLNFFVFRDTPAFNTVSPHPYFLVLLPIASRYGFKAGLFAAGACSLLYLALLLPTRPDLSPIDMRSWEYWGPPLLFFAVGLVLGEIRESREREVSLMSLERDELKHTLDSLTKQYQALSQAKETLDMSVITQEQTLSMLYESSQGLRAMTEDEIYPAVLDLMERYSGTEAASVYLLDGPDLVLKESRGENAKRPQVRPAHKGLAGQAIHGKQTTSVNANPPGNGDGEPFVAVAPIMDGMQPVGVLAIEKIPFHKLTPHTLRVLTLLADWCGSSLATAKTFSETKSLLIEDEITSAYTYSFLKERLEEEFSRARRYNLPLSLIVLQVEDFGFYEQEKGQEILRLSCSLLRTLLRKIDMLFLGENAGQLILLLPCTPAEGARIVSRKLMEQLEAFRYTKAEGSMAPAAFQISVQESGESTANGMALLEQALDALHHTS; from the coding sequence GTGAACCAGACATCCATGACCGTACACCCCCCAAGCCAGGGGCTTTCGGTCAGACGCAGCTACATGATCGAGACCCTCATAGGTCTCGGGGCGCTCGCGTTGCTGAACTTTTTCGTTTTCAGGGATACGCCAGCCTTCAATACTGTTTCCCCGCATCCGTATTTTCTGGTGCTTCTCCCCATAGCGTCGCGTTATGGCTTCAAGGCCGGCCTTTTCGCGGCAGGGGCTTGCTCGCTTTTGTACTTGGCGTTGCTGCTCCCCACCAGGCCGGATTTGTCGCCAATTGACATGCGCTCCTGGGAATACTGGGGCCCGCCGCTTCTCTTTTTCGCCGTGGGGCTCGTGCTTGGTGAGATTCGGGAGAGCCGGGAGCGCGAGGTCAGCCTTATGAGTTTGGAGCGTGACGAACTCAAGCATACCCTGGATTCGCTCACCAAACAGTATCAGGCTTTGAGCCAGGCCAAAGAAACCCTGGATATGTCGGTCATCACCCAGGAGCAGACTCTCTCCATGTTGTATGAGTCTTCCCAAGGTCTGCGGGCCATGACCGAAGACGAGATCTATCCGGCGGTTCTTGATCTCATGGAGCGGTATTCCGGAACGGAAGCTGCGTCGGTCTATCTTCTCGACGGGCCGGATCTGGTTCTCAAGGAGTCTCGGGGCGAAAACGCGAAAAGACCCCAGGTCAGGCCCGCCCATAAGGGACTTGCCGGCCAGGCGATACACGGCAAGCAGACCACGTCGGTCAATGCGAATCCTCCAGGAAATGGAGATGGTGAGCCATTCGTCGCAGTGGCCCCGATCATGGACGGAATGCAGCCCGTGGGTGTGCTGGCCATTGAGAAAATACCGTTCCACAAGCTCACTCCGCACACCTTGCGTGTGCTCACCTTGCTGGCGGATTGGTGCGGTTCGAGCCTGGCGACAGCAAAAACATTTTCCGAAACCAAGAGTCTGCTCATCGAGGATGAAATCACTAGCGCGTACACGTATTCCTTTCTCAAGGAACGGCTTGAGGAGGAGTTTTCCCGGGCCAGGCGCTACAACCTGCCTTTGTCGCTCATCGTGCTCCAGGTCGAGGACTTTGGATTCTACGAACAAGAGAAGGGGCAGGAAATCCTCAGGCTGTCATGCTCGCTTTTGCGGACCCTCTTGCGCAAGATAGACATGTTGTTCCTTGGTGAGAACGCCGGGCAACTGATCCTTCTTCTTCCCTGCACTCCTGCTGAAGGTGCCAGGATAGTCAGCCGCAAGCTCATGGAACAACTGGAGGCCTTCCGCTACACCAAGGCGGAAGGCTCTATGGCCCCGGCGGCATTTCAAATCTCGGTTCAGGAATCCGGAGAATCGACAGCCAATGGAATGGCTCTCTTAGAGCAGGCTTTGGATGCCCTCCACCACACATCCTGA
- a CDS encoding flagellin translates to MALLINHSPMAMSSALYLSDAYDSLAVSTQRLASGLRINSAGDDPAGLAVRELMRAEIASLSQGVRNANDAVSMLQTADGAMSVIDEKLIRMKELSTQASTGTYTSDQRLIIDSEYQAMASEITRIATATDFNGIYLLNGNLSGATHNGAALQSSGKMKIHFGSSNIAAEDYYYVQIGLSTASALGVGMTASSTYGKTISTQSLAQQALDQINKAIVSKDKIRANLGTLQNRLQNTIQALELQEENLQIAEAQISDLDLAKEMANFVRGQILAQSATAMLSQANILPRLALQLLM, encoded by the coding sequence ATGGCGCTTCTCATTAATCATAGTCCCATGGCAATGAGCAGTGCCTTGTATCTTTCCGATGCCTACGACAGCCTCGCGGTTTCGACCCAGCGTCTCGCCTCCGGGCTTCGTATCAACAGCGCCGGCGATGATCCGGCCGGGCTCGCGGTGCGCGAGCTGATGCGGGCCGAAATTGCCTCATTGTCCCAGGGAGTCCGCAACGCCAACGACGCCGTCTCCATGCTCCAGACAGCGGACGGAGCCATGAGCGTCATTGACGAGAAGCTCATCCGGATGAAGGAGCTATCCACCCAGGCGTCCACCGGGACATACACCTCCGACCAGCGTCTGATAATCGATTCCGAATATCAGGCAATGGCCTCTGAAATCACCAGGATAGCCACGGCCACGGACTTCAATGGAATCTATCTGCTCAACGGGAACCTCTCAGGGGCGACGCACAATGGCGCGGCACTGCAATCCTCGGGAAAAATGAAAATACACTTCGGATCAAGCAACATAGCCGCCGAGGATTACTATTACGTCCAGATTGGTCTCTCCACGGCCTCCGCGCTTGGGGTGGGCATGACTGCCTCCAGCACCTATGGCAAAACGATTTCCACCCAGAGTCTGGCTCAGCAGGCCCTGGATCAGATAAACAAGGCCATAGTCTCCAAGGATAAGATCCGGGCCAACCTGGGAACTTTGCAGAACCGGCTTCAGAACACCATCCAGGCCTTGGAGCTTCAAGAGGAAAACCTCCAGATCGCTGAAGCGCAGATCTCCGATCTGGATCTCGCAAAGGAGATGGCCAATTTCGTGCGTGGACAGATTCTCGCCCAGTCCGCGACAGCCATGCTTTCCCAGGCCAATATCCTTCCGCGTCTGGCATTGCAGCTTCTCATGTAA
- the pelF gene encoding GT4 family glycosyltransferase PelF, giving the protein MPTPEADVCLLLEGTYPYVAGGVSGWVHNLVRALPDIRFSAVCILPDSTQEWPLKYELPSNFVGHEVIYLHDREPVRRSYLFPRLRPLDEPLRRMHGDLLRKDASGVAAILRTLMVATANGKAAGLHEYLHGRVPWKMVNEFYSEGAKDSSFLDYFWTYRFTHLPLFKLLRFTPPRAKVYHAVSTGYAGFLGVMARLIYRRPLILTEHGIYVKERKIEIAQADWIHMETRTRLRLESDLGVFQKFWIRLFESLGRLTYGACERIISLYEGNRQLEIEEGADPEKTEVIPNGINLEHFQGLKPETYPSFDQTHFNVGFVGRVVPIKDVHTFIRACKIVSMRIPGKVSFFIMGPRTEDAQYYEECRELVSMLGLEAEVTFTGRVNVREWYPKLDLVVLTSISEAQPLVVMEANCAGIPAVSSDVGSCRELLEGRTQEDKALGPSGIVTKVANPLETAEAMIAILTKHELRSAMVKAGRERIARYYTESELNATYRGIYQKAAASPDLPEDPWRA; this is encoded by the coding sequence ATTCCCACTCCGGAAGCCGACGTCTGCCTTCTCTTGGAAGGAACATACCCATATGTGGCCGGCGGGGTCTCGGGATGGGTCCACAACCTCGTCAGGGCATTGCCGGATATCCGGTTTTCCGCGGTATGCATCCTGCCGGATTCCACGCAGGAGTGGCCGCTCAAGTACGAGCTGCCTTCCAACTTCGTCGGCCATGAGGTCATCTACCTGCACGACCGGGAACCTGTGCGGCGGTCCTACCTTTTCCCCCGGTTAAGACCCCTGGACGAGCCGCTCAGGCGCATGCATGGGGACCTTCTTCGAAAGGATGCTTCCGGGGTCGCCGCGATTCTCAGAACATTGATGGTCGCCACGGCCAACGGCAAGGCGGCGGGGCTTCACGAGTACCTCCACGGAAGGGTTCCCTGGAAGATGGTCAATGAATTCTACAGCGAAGGAGCCAAGGATTCTTCCTTCCTGGACTACTTCTGGACATACCGTTTCACGCATTTGCCTCTGTTCAAATTGTTGCGGTTCACTCCGCCCAGGGCAAAAGTCTATCATGCGGTATCCACGGGGTACGCCGGGTTCCTGGGGGTGATGGCCAGGCTCATATATCGCCGCCCGCTCATCCTGACGGAGCACGGTATCTACGTGAAGGAGCGCAAGATCGAAATCGCTCAGGCGGATTGGATCCACATGGAGACCCGGACGCGCCTTCGCCTGGAGAGCGACCTGGGCGTTTTCCAGAAATTTTGGATCAGGCTGTTCGAGTCCTTGGGGCGGCTGACCTACGGTGCCTGCGAACGCATCATCAGTCTGTACGAGGGGAACCGCCAACTCGAGATCGAGGAGGGCGCCGACCCGGAAAAGACCGAAGTGATACCAAATGGCATCAACCTGGAACATTTTCAGGGGCTAAAGCCCGAGACCTATCCTTCTTTCGACCAGACACATTTCAATGTGGGGTTTGTCGGACGAGTGGTACCCATCAAGGACGTGCACACCTTCATTCGCGCGTGCAAGATTGTTTCCATGCGCATTCCCGGCAAGGTCTCCTTCTTCATCATGGGGCCCCGCACCGAAGACGCGCAATACTACGAGGAGTGCCGGGAGCTGGTGAGCATGCTCGGGCTGGAAGCGGAAGTGACCTTCACCGGCCGCGTGAATGTCCGTGAGTGGTATCCTAAGCTCGATCTGGTGGTTCTCACCTCGATAAGTGAAGCCCAACCCTTGGTGGTCATGGAGGCAAACTGCGCGGGTATTCCGGCGGTTTCCTCGGATGTCGGCTCATGCCGGGAATTGCTGGAGGGACGCACCCAGGAGGACAAGGCTCTCGGTCCCTCGGGTATAGTCACCAAGGTGGCCAACCCTCTTGAAACCGCGGAAGCCATGATCGCCATCCTCACAAAGCATGAGTTGCGCTCGGCCATGGTTAAGGCCGGGCGGGAACGGATTGCCCGCTATTACACGGAGTCGGAGTTGAACGCCACGTACAGGGGAATATACCAAAAGGCCGCGGCGAGTCCGGATCTGCCGGAGGATCCATGGCGGGCATAG
- a CDS encoding CBS domain-containing protein has protein sequence MKVKDAMSTRIMYVKKDATAGQAMRLMAENNMRRLMVDKDASGGDYGAVTVRDMIQKVIAAGLDPGKVKVADVMNVALYSVKSSDDLLTVAKTMGEKNVAGLPVIDDGKLVGVITMWDIMIAKGVHCKVS, from the coding sequence GTGAAAGTCAAAGACGCAATGTCCACCAGGATCATGTACGTGAAAAAGGATGCCACGGCCGGCCAGGCCATGAGGCTGATGGCGGAAAACAACATGCGCCGCTTGATGGTGGACAAGGACGCATCGGGCGGCGACTACGGCGCAGTGACTGTGCGCGACATGATCCAGAAAGTGATCGCCGCCGGACTCGACCCGGGCAAGGTCAAGGTCGCGGACGTCATGAACGTGGCCCTGTACTCGGTTAAATCCAGCGACGACCTGCTGACGGTGGCAAAGACCATGGGCGAAAAGAACGTGGCCGGTCTTCCGGTTATCGATGACGGGAAGCTGGTTGGCGTGATCACCATGTGGGATATCATGATCGCCAAGGGCGTTCACTGCAAGGTGTCCTAA